A region from the Variovorax sp. V93 genome encodes:
- a CDS encoding histidine kinase has product MTLRLKINLIVSLLTLLFVAAMLALQVRAMRESIQEEVVAANRVAAQLLNRTAWLYAAQGTPAMLSFLQGVGRVRSNDITLLDAEEHVLYSSPNSVYKAGRDAPDWFDRLVSPPPSQMSIAFPGGKLIVSSNASRAVLDAWDDAALLTLSALGLLLVVNAGVFWLVGRATRPFADIVDALNQLESGRFDVSLRALPGTEAAAIGAAFNRMVGMLQQHIETERRAVRAESRLSESRELGRWVDQKIEQERRLIARELHDELGQSVTAMRSMALSIAQRVQALDPQSEQAARLIAEESGRLYTAMHGMIPRLTPLVLDKFGLVAALEDLVERTRNSHGGVQVEWHLEIELDRLRLDTDTALVLYRAAQEGITNALRHGEAHRIVLALQGNEETVKLTLTDDGRGLPGPDAARETSTGHYGLRWLAERIDSLGGDLRLEPAASSGAQLTVRLPLPAAAAENT; this is encoded by the coding sequence ATGACCCTGCGCCTGAAGATCAACCTCATCGTCAGCCTGCTGACGCTGCTGTTCGTCGCGGCCATGCTCGCGCTGCAAGTGCGTGCGATGCGCGAGTCGATCCAGGAGGAAGTCGTCGCGGCCAACCGCGTGGCCGCGCAGCTGCTGAACCGCACCGCCTGGCTCTACGCCGCCCAGGGCACGCCGGCCATGCTGTCGTTCCTGCAGGGCGTCGGCCGCGTGCGCTCCAACGACATCACGCTGCTCGATGCCGAGGAACACGTGCTCTACAGCTCGCCCAACTCGGTCTACAAGGCCGGCCGCGATGCGCCCGATTGGTTCGACCGCCTCGTCTCGCCGCCGCCTTCGCAGATGTCGATCGCCTTTCCCGGCGGCAAGCTGATCGTGAGTTCGAACGCTTCGCGCGCGGTGCTCGATGCCTGGGACGATGCCGCGCTGCTGACCCTCAGCGCGCTGGGCCTGCTGCTGGTGGTGAACGCGGGCGTGTTCTGGCTGGTCGGCCGCGCCACACGCCCGTTCGCGGACATCGTCGATGCGCTCAACCAGCTCGAAAGCGGGCGCTTCGATGTTTCGCTGCGCGCGCTGCCCGGCACCGAGGCGGCGGCCATCGGCGCCGCCTTCAACCGCATGGTCGGCATGCTGCAGCAGCACATCGAGACCGAACGGCGCGCCGTGCGCGCCGAGAGCCGCCTGTCTGAAAGCCGCGAACTGGGCCGCTGGGTCGACCAGAAGATCGAGCAGGAGCGCCGCCTGATCGCGCGCGAGCTGCACGACGAGCTGGGCCAGTCGGTCACCGCGATGCGCAGCATGGCCCTGTCGATCGCGCAGCGCGTGCAGGCGCTCGATCCGCAGTCCGAGCAGGCGGCGCGGCTGATCGCCGAGGAATCGGGGCGGCTCTACACCGCCATGCACGGCATGATCCCGCGCCTCACGCCGCTGGTGCTCGACAAGTTCGGATTGGTGGCCGCGCTCGAGGACCTGGTCGAGCGAACCCGCAACAGCCACGGCGGCGTGCAGGTCGAATGGCACCTGGAGATCGAGCTCGACCGCCTGCGGCTCGACACCGACACCGCGCTGGTGCTGTACCGCGCCGCGCAGGAGGGCATCACCAACGCGCTGCGCCATGGCGAGGCGCACCGCATCGTGCTGGCCCTGCAGGGCAACGAAGAGACCGTGAAGCTCACGCTGACCGACGACGGGCGCGGCCTGCCCGGCCCTGATGCCGCCAGGGAAACCAGCACAGGGCACTATGGCCTGCGCTGGCTCGCCGAGCGCATCGACAGCCTGGGCGGCGACCTGCGCCTTGAACCCGCCGCGTCCAGCGGCGCCCAATTGACGGTGCGCCTGCCCTTGCCGGCGGCCGCCGCGGAGAACACATGA
- a CDS encoding response regulator transcription factor: protein MTQAIQPIRVMLVDDHALVRMGFRMLLADAQIEVAAEADTGEQACQDYPQVRPDVVVMDLSMPGMGGLEALRRLLAHDPKARVLALSAHEDTIHPRRVLRAGALGYLAKRSAPDALIAAVKAVARGDRYIDANTAQALATAQIEGEANPADLLSEREFSVFIQLARGMTVAQIASTLNLSLSTVGSHLYRVKQKLGATNQAELTWVALRWGLIQV, encoded by the coding sequence ATGACCCAGGCGATTCAGCCGATTCGAGTGATGCTGGTGGACGACCATGCGCTGGTGCGCATGGGCTTTCGCATGCTGCTGGCCGACGCGCAGATCGAGGTGGCGGCCGAGGCCGACACCGGCGAGCAGGCCTGCCAGGACTATCCTCAGGTGCGGCCCGACGTGGTGGTGATGGACCTGTCGATGCCCGGCATGGGCGGCCTGGAAGCGCTGCGCCGCCTGCTGGCGCACGACCCCAAGGCGCGCGTGCTGGCGCTGTCGGCGCACGAGGACACGATCCATCCGCGCCGCGTGCTGCGCGCCGGCGCGCTCGGCTACCTGGCCAAGCGCAGCGCGCCCGATGCGCTGATTGCCGCGGTGAAGGCCGTGGCGCGCGGCGACCGCTACATCGACGCCAACACCGCGCAGGCGCTGGCCACGGCACAGATCGAGGGCGAGGCCAACCCGGCCGACCTGCTCAGCGAGCGCGAGTTCTCGGTCTTCATCCAGCTCGCGCGCGGCATGACGGTGGCGCAGATTGCCAGCACGCTGAACCTTTCGCTCAGCACGGTGGGCTCGCACCTGTACCGCGTCAAGCAGAAGCTGGGCGCCACCAATCAGGCGGAGCTCACCTGGGTGGCGCTGCGCTGGGGGCTGATCCAGGTCTAG
- a CDS encoding HAD family hydrolase: MKLALFDLDHTLIPFDSGMAWTRFLVARGVLPAEAETVYLGYCQQYVDGTLDIRELHRASVAPLASFGMAALRQWAAEFEAEIAPQVPEPMRALVRRHQDAGHACAIVTATTRFIAEPFGRLFGVADVLATRSLVIDDTLDGAIDGDPCYGVHKLMHVNQWLATRGTRLEALEQSWFYSDSASDLPLLCAVSDPVAVAPDDRLRARAAEAGWPIIERTPPAAG, encoded by the coding sequence ATGAAGCTGGCGCTGTTCGACCTGGACCACACGCTGATTCCGTTCGACAGCGGCATGGCGTGGACGCGCTTCCTGGTGGCGCGCGGCGTGCTGCCGGCCGAAGCCGAGACCGTTTACCTGGGCTACTGCCAGCAGTACGTGGACGGCACGCTGGACATCCGCGAGCTGCATCGCGCCAGCGTCGCGCCGCTCGCGAGCTTCGGCATGGCCGCGCTGCGCCAATGGGCGGCGGAGTTCGAGGCCGAGATCGCGCCGCAGGTGCCAGAGCCGATGCGCGCGCTGGTGCGCCGGCACCAGGATGCGGGCCATGCCTGCGCCATCGTGACCGCCACCACCCGCTTCATCGCCGAGCCCTTCGGCCGCCTGTTCGGCGTGGCCGACGTGCTGGCGACGCGCTCGCTGGTGATCGACGACACGCTCGACGGCGCCATCGACGGCGACCCGTGCTACGGCGTGCACAAGCTGATGCACGTGAACCAGTGGCTCGCCACGCGCGGCACGCGGCTCGAGGCGCTCGAGCAGTCGTGGTTCTATTCCGATTCGGCCAGCGACCTGCCGCTCCTGTGTGCCGTGTCCGATCCGGTGGCGGTGGCGCCCGACGATCGCCTGCGCGCCCGGGCCGCCGAGGCCGGCTGGCCGATCATCGAACGGACGCCGCCGGCGGCTGGCTAG
- the pabB gene encoding aminodeoxychorismate synthase component I, whose translation MSSFALLDDCGSTPARPTSRLHTGFVREHRCADPADLDAAWARVDADLRQGLHAVLLADYEWGARLQRAGHARLAASDASALRVLIFRECAVLSSDQVASWLEQLEASEASPPQPVGVMDLQPSIDEPAFTEAIARIHDAIAAGETYQVNFTYRLQGQGYGSPVALYRRLRERQPVAYGALIALPEVNSKTGEGDITHVLSCSPELFLRHDAGVLTARPMKGTAARADAPEGDSEMARRLSVDTKNRAENVMIVDLLRNDIGRVACIGSVKVPTLFAIEPYATVFQMTSTVQARLRAGVGMPELLRAVFPCGSITGAPKHRTMEWIGELESTPRGLYCGAIGWVDAPPEGAAIGDFCLSVAIRTLTLGAQRKGLRPLRLGIGAGIVQDSNAADEFEECLLKARFLTALDPGFELFETMLATPGEGIRYLDRHLARLARSAHVLGFRLDRGAAMQALREALPALAPGQPSRLRLALAHGGRIGITHSPLPPLPPGAVKLLIADQRLPDANPLAAHKTTVRQHYDAGVRAAERAGAFDSLFFTEDGRLVEGGRSTVFARIDGRWWTPPVADGALPGVMRGVLIEDSIWEATERSLYRQDLEAAQKLVVCNALRGVLPARLVQQAQPHEAAAA comes from the coding sequence TTGTCTTCGTTCGCGCTTCTCGACGACTGCGGCTCGACGCCCGCGCGGCCCACCAGCCGGCTGCACACCGGCTTCGTGCGCGAGCACCGCTGCGCCGACCCGGCCGATCTCGATGCCGCCTGGGCACGCGTCGACGCCGACCTGCGGCAGGGCCTGCACGCGGTGCTGCTGGCCGATTACGAATGGGGCGCCAGGCTGCAGCGCGCGGGGCATGCGCGGCTTGCGGCCAGCGATGCATCGGCGCTGCGCGTGCTGATCTTCCGCGAGTGCGCCGTGCTTTCGTCGGACCAGGTTGCCAGTTGGCTGGAGCAGCTCGAGGCGAGCGAGGCCAGCCCGCCGCAGCCCGTCGGCGTGATGGACCTGCAGCCCAGCATCGACGAGCCGGCCTTCACGGAGGCCATCGCGCGCATCCACGACGCCATCGCCGCGGGCGAAACCTACCAAGTCAACTTCACCTACCGGCTGCAGGGCCAGGGCTACGGCTCGCCCGTGGCGCTGTACCGGCGCCTGCGCGAACGGCAGCCGGTGGCCTATGGCGCGCTGATCGCCTTGCCCGAAGTCAATTCGAAGACGGGGGAGGGCGACATCACCCACGTGCTCTCGTGCTCGCCCGAACTCTTCCTGCGCCACGACGCAGGGGTGCTCACCGCGCGGCCGATGAAGGGCACCGCGGCCCGTGCCGATGCGCCCGAGGGTGACAGCGAGATGGCGCGCCGGCTCTCGGTCGACACCAAGAACCGCGCCGAGAACGTGATGATCGTCGACCTGCTGCGCAACGACATCGGCCGCGTGGCGTGCATCGGCTCGGTCAAGGTGCCGACGCTGTTTGCCATCGAGCCCTACGCCACGGTGTTCCAGATGACCTCGACCGTGCAGGCGCGGCTGCGCGCCGGCGTCGGCATGCCCGAGCTGCTGCGCGCGGTGTTTCCCTGCGGCTCCATCACGGGCGCGCCCAAGCACCGCACCATGGAATGGATCGGCGAACTCGAAAGCACGCCGCGCGGCCTCTACTGCGGCGCAATCGGGTGGGTCGATGCGCCGCCGGAGGGCGCGGCCATTGGCGACTTCTGCCTGTCGGTGGCGATCCGCACGCTCACGCTGGGCGCACAGCGGAAGGGCCTGCGGCCGCTGCGGCTGGGCATTGGCGCGGGCATCGTGCAGGACAGCAACGCCGCGGACGAGTTCGAGGAATGCCTGCTCAAGGCGCGCTTTCTCACTGCGCTGGATCCGGGTTTCGAACTCTTCGAAACCATGCTGGCCACGCCCGGCGAGGGCATCCGCTACCTGGACCGGCATCTGGCGCGGCTGGCGCGCAGCGCACACGTGCTGGGCTTCCGGCTCGACCGGGGTGCTGCGATGCAGGCGCTGCGGGAGGCCTTGCCTGCGCTCGCGCCCGGCCAGCCCTCGCGCCTGCGGCTCGCGCTGGCGCACGGCGGGCGCATCGGCATCACCCATTCGCCGCTGCCACCCTTGCCGCCGGGCGCGGTGAAGCTGCTGATCGCCGACCAGCGGCTGCCCGATGCGAACCCGCTGGCCGCCCACAAGACCACCGTGCGCCAGCACTACGACGCCGGCGTGCGCGCGGCCGAACGCGCCGGGGCCTTCGACAGCCTGTTCTTCACCGAAGACGGCCGGCTCGTGGAAGGCGGGCGCAGCACCGTGTTCGCTCGCATCGACGGACGCTGGTGGACGCCGCCGGTTGCCGACGGCGCGCTGCCCGGCGTGATGCGCGGCGTGCTGATCGAAGACTCGATCTGGGAGGCCACCGAACGCAGCCTGTACCGGCAAGACCTGGAGGCCGCGCAGAAGCTCGTGGTGTGCAATGCGCTGCGCGGCGTGCTGCCGGCGCGGCTGGTTCAGCAAGCGCAGCCGCACGAGGCGGCCGCCGCTTGA
- the fae gene encoding formaldehyde-activating enzyme codes for MTHPYLFHAGEATVLAKDGQFTDAMPEILIGATDGPVGQAFANMMAQSKGHTAMFAIRACNQLVRPATIMVPKVTLKDAANIDLFGGVVQSATADAVVDCLIDGIIPREHANTLCIISLVWIDPRCAKDQNLDKKDMYRTNYEATRLAIRRALNNEPSVDELIANRHRIKHDMDDWS; via the coding sequence ATGACGCATCCCTATCTTTTCCACGCCGGCGAAGCCACCGTTCTTGCCAAGGACGGCCAGTTCACCGATGCCATGCCCGAGATCCTGATCGGCGCCACCGATGGCCCTGTGGGCCAGGCCTTCGCCAACATGATGGCGCAGAGCAAGGGCCACACCGCGATGTTCGCGATCCGCGCCTGCAACCAGCTCGTGCGGCCCGCGACCATCATGGTGCCCAAGGTTACGCTGAAGGACGCGGCCAACATCGACCTGTTCGGCGGCGTGGTGCAGAGCGCAACCGCCGATGCGGTGGTCGATTGCCTGATCGATGGCATCATTCCCCGGGAACATGCCAACACGCTGTGCATCATCAGCCTGGTGTGGATCGATCCGCGCTGCGCCAAGGACCAGAACCTCGACAAGAAAGACATGTACCGCACCAACTACGAAGCCACCAGGCTCGCGATCCGGCGTGCGCTGAACAACGAGCCGTCGGTGGACGAGCTGATCGCCAATCGCCACCGCATCAAGCACGACATGGACGACTGGAGCTGA
- a CDS encoding formylmethanofuran dehydrogenase subunit C produces MSGWHFRLRQVPALRVDLRGVTPTALAELSAAQIGQLPVGHGNAMLPLAELFDVAKGTEEGTLRFEGVLERFDRIGWQMDGGRIHVEGHAGHYAGGCMRGGSLQIDGSAGLLAACEMAGGSIEVKGDVGDFAASTLPGSMDGMRGGTFVVHGHAGERFGDRMRRGSALVHGDAGAFLGSRMVAGTIAVGGKAGAHAGYGMRRGSIVFAGPDAALPQGIEAALTFVPNRTATPVFWALLSRDLARHGGAFAALPTRRIERHLGDLSADGKGELIVCL; encoded by the coding sequence ATGAGCGGATGGCATTTCAGGTTGCGGCAGGTGCCGGCGTTGCGCGTCGATCTGCGTGGCGTCACGCCGACCGCGCTGGCGGAACTCTCGGCTGCGCAGATCGGGCAGCTGCCCGTGGGCCATGGCAACGCGATGCTGCCGCTGGCCGAACTGTTCGATGTTGCGAAGGGCACGGAAGAGGGCACGCTTCGCTTCGAAGGCGTTCTCGAGCGCTTCGACCGCATCGGCTGGCAGATGGACGGCGGGCGCATCCACGTCGAAGGCCATGCCGGCCACTATGCGGGCGGCTGCATGCGCGGCGGCTCGCTGCAGATCGATGGCAGCGCCGGCCTGCTGGCCGCCTGCGAAATGGCCGGCGGCAGCATCGAGGTGAAGGGCGACGTCGGCGATTTCGCGGCCAGCACCTTGCCCGGCAGCATGGACGGCATGCGCGGCGGCACCTTCGTGGTCCATGGCCATGCGGGCGAGCGCTTCGGCGACCGCATGCGCCGCGGGTCCGCGCTGGTCCATGGCGATGCGGGCGCGTTCCTGGGCTCGCGCATGGTGGCGGGCACGATCGCCGTGGGTGGCAAGGCCGGCGCGCATGCGGGCTACGGCATGCGCCGCGGCAGCATCGTCTTTGCCGGACCCGATGCCGCGTTGCCGCAAGGCATCGAGGCGGCGCTGACCTTCGTGCCCAACCGGACTGCAACGCCGGTCTTCTGGGCCCTGCTGTCGCGCGATCTGGCGCGCCACGGCGGAGCTTTTGCGGCCTTGCCCACGCGCCGCATCGAACGCCACCTCGGCGATCTCTCGGCCGACGGCAAAGGCGAACTCATCGTGTGCCTATGA
- the fhcD gene encoding formylmethanofuran--tetrahydromethanopterin N-formyltransferase — protein sequence MGLERNGVVIDETFAEAFPMKATRILITAHNMAWARHAAVSATGFATSVIACGCEAGIEREIAPDESPDGRPGVSVLMFSMSGKELGKQLERRVGQCVLTCPTTAVFAGLPRGAPGSDVAALGKNLRFFGDGWQISKVIDGVRYWRVPVMDGEFVAQEDTPVVKAVGGGNLLLLARDTDAALAAAEAAVAAMKRLPNVVMPFPGGVVRSGSKVGSRYANLNASTNDAFCPSLVGLVAHSELAGGASAQEIGCVMEIVIDGLTEADVGAAMRVGMEAAIAIGPAGGLLRISAGNYGGKLGPFHFHLHRLLGAAGDAP from the coding sequence ATGGGTCTGGAGCGCAACGGCGTCGTCATCGACGAAACTTTTGCCGAGGCCTTTCCGATGAAGGCCACGCGCATCCTCATCACGGCGCACAACATGGCGTGGGCGCGCCACGCGGCGGTGTCGGCCACGGGCTTTGCGACCTCGGTGATCGCCTGCGGCTGCGAGGCCGGCATCGAGCGGGAGATCGCGCCGGATGAATCGCCCGACGGCCGCCCCGGCGTGAGCGTGCTGATGTTCTCGATGTCGGGCAAGGAGCTCGGCAAGCAGCTCGAGCGCCGCGTCGGCCAGTGCGTGCTGACCTGCCCGACCACCGCGGTGTTCGCGGGCCTGCCGCGCGGCGCACCCGGCAGCGACGTGGCCGCGCTCGGCAAGAACCTGCGCTTCTTCGGGGACGGCTGGCAGATCTCGAAGGTGATCGATGGCGTGCGCTACTGGCGCGTGCCGGTGATGGACGGCGAATTCGTCGCGCAGGAAGACACGCCCGTGGTGAAGGCCGTGGGCGGCGGCAACCTGCTGCTGCTGGCGCGCGACACCGATGCCGCACTGGCGGCCGCCGAGGCCGCCGTGGCGGCGATGAAGCGGCTGCCCAATGTGGTGATGCCGTTTCCGGGCGGCGTTGTGCGCTCGGGCTCGAAGGTCGGCAGCCGCTATGCGAACCTCAACGCCTCGACCAACGATGCCTTCTGCCCGAGCCTCGTGGGGCTGGTGGCGCACAGCGAACTGGCGGGCGGCGCCTCCGCCCAGGAGATCGGCTGCGTGATGGAAATCGTGATCGATGGCCTGACCGAGGCCGACGTGGGCGCCGCCATGCGCGTGGGCATGGAAGCCGCCATTGCCATCGGACCGGCGGGCGGTCTGCTGCGCATCTCGGCCGGCAACTACGGCGGCAAGCTGGGCCCGTTCCATTTCCATCTGCACAGGCTGCTGGGCGCGGCGGGGGATGCACCATGA
- a CDS encoding formylmethanofuran dehydrogenase subunit A: MTATLRLRGGRVIDPANGRDEVRDLYVRDGRMVELAPNEAATEEIDIGGCVVMAGGIDMHTHIGGGKVNLARMLLPEDHRANANPIALPDNLLELASCGTCTPGTLATGYRYVEMGYTAAFEPAMMACNARHAHMEMGDTPILDHGAYVMLGNDELFLRMLAEGWDFERIRDYAGWTINASKAMGVKVVNPGGISAFKFNQRKLDVDENHVHWQVTPRQVVHTLARALRELGVPHPLHIHGSNLGVAGNIQSTLDTIAALDGLPGHLTHIQFHAYGTEGPKKFSSAALQLAEVVNANRNVSIDVGQIMFGQTVTASGDTMRQHAQSGLADPRKWIGADIECEAGCGVVPFRYREQSYVNALQWVIGLEIFLLVDDPWRVVLTTDHPNGGPFTSYPHLIRLLMDRSFREEQLAKLHPEVAAQAALRSITRELSLYEIAIMTRAGPARLLGLRDRGHLGAGAAADIAVYRENADREAMFATPEYVFKDGVLVSRAGRVTAAPVGGTHFVAPDYDRGIEKRLRRHLAAQGSVNFDHIAIGHDELCQCCNGGRLLPAECFKESS; the protein is encoded by the coding sequence ATGACGGCGACGCTACGCTTGCGCGGCGGCCGCGTCATCGATCCCGCGAATGGCCGCGACGAGGTGCGCGACCTGTACGTGCGCGATGGCCGCATGGTCGAGCTCGCACCGAACGAAGCCGCCACCGAGGAGATCGACATCGGCGGCTGCGTCGTGATGGCCGGCGGCATCGACATGCACACCCACATCGGCGGCGGCAAGGTCAACCTCGCGCGCATGCTGCTGCCCGAAGACCACCGCGCCAACGCCAACCCCATTGCGCTGCCCGACAATCTGCTCGAGCTTGCCTCGTGCGGCACCTGCACGCCGGGCACGCTGGCCACCGGCTACCGCTATGTCGAGATGGGCTACACGGCGGCCTTCGAGCCGGCCATGATGGCCTGCAATGCGCGCCACGCGCACATGGAGATGGGCGACACGCCGATCCTCGACCACGGCGCCTACGTGATGCTCGGCAACGACGAGCTCTTCCTGCGCATGCTGGCCGAGGGCTGGGACTTCGAGCGCATCCGCGACTACGCGGGCTGGACCATCAACGCCAGCAAGGCGATGGGCGTGAAGGTGGTGAACCCGGGCGGCATCTCGGCCTTCAAGTTCAACCAGCGCAAGCTCGACGTCGACGAGAACCACGTGCACTGGCAGGTCACGCCGCGGCAGGTGGTGCACACGCTGGCGCGCGCGCTGCGCGAGCTCGGCGTGCCGCATCCGCTGCACATCCACGGCAGCAACCTGGGCGTGGCCGGCAACATCCAGTCCACGCTCGACACCATTGCCGCGCTCGACGGCCTGCCCGGGCACCTGACGCACATCCAGTTCCACGCCTATGGCACCGAGGGACCGAAGAAGTTCTCCTCGGCCGCGCTGCAGCTCGCCGAGGTGGTGAACGCGAACAGGAACGTGAGCATCGACGTCGGCCAGATCATGTTCGGCCAGACCGTCACGGCCTCGGGCGACACCATGCGCCAGCATGCGCAGTCGGGCCTGGCCGATCCGCGCAAATGGATCGGCGCCGACATCGAGTGCGAGGCCGGCTGCGGCGTGGTGCCGTTCCGCTACCGCGAGCAGAGCTACGTGAATGCGCTGCAGTGGGTCATCGGGCTGGAGATCTTCCTGCTGGTCGACGATCCGTGGCGCGTGGTGCTGACCACCGACCATCCCAACGGCGGCCCGTTCACGAGCTATCCGCACCTGATCCGCCTGCTGATGGACCGCAGCTTTCGCGAGGAACAGCTCGCCAAGCTGCATCCCGAGGTGGCGGCCCAGGCAGCGCTGCGCTCGATCACGCGCGAGCTCTCGCTCTACGAGATCGCGATCATGACCCGCGCCGGCCCCGCGCGGCTGCTGGGCCTGCGCGACCGCGGCCACCTGGGCGCGGGCGCGGCAGCCGACATTGCGGTGTACCGCGAGAACGCCGACCGCGAGGCCATGTTCGCGACGCCCGAATACGTGTTCAAGGACGGCGTGCTGGTCTCGCGCGCGGGCCGCGTCACGGCGGCGCCGGTGGGCGGCACGCACTTCGTCGCACCCGACTACGACCGCGGCATCGAGAAGCGGCTGCGCCGGCATCTTGCGGCGCAGGGTTCGGTCAATTTCGACCACATCGCCATCGGGCACGACGAGCTGTGCCAATGCTGCAACGGCGGGCGCCTGCTGCCGGCCGAGTGCTTCAAGGAGTCGTCGTGA
- a CDS encoding formylmethanofuran dehydrogenase has translation MNQPDTAVPTGNAPWTCPFCPLLCDTFGVEAGTPLKLAGGDCPRARKALANFDASGGAAQPQVGGQDCDLDTALGKAASLLAASRQPLFGGLGTDVAGARALYALACETGAICDPAQGAALMHGLRALQDRGGFSTTLAEARTRADLIVCMTEEPAAHYPEFFRRIGVGEREGVAVETLPLHGDLFDTVAMLAALVAGRVSKDDARVPADLAALAARLQAARYAVLVYESGRLPAQGALIIEAIQRIVATLNRSTRAASLPLGGGDGASTVNQVFAWLSGLPLRSRAGPLGLVHEPLCFDAERLLADGAADTLLWVSSYGPEPAPPAAGMPRIVLGHPGMPLLRDAHELVFIPVSTPGIGSAGHLFRTDGSVLLPLRPVYEDGLSSVGEVVRRLTQAVQALKKGRVQ, from the coding sequence ATGAATCAACCCGACACTGCCGTGCCAACCGGCAATGCCCCCTGGACCTGCCCCTTTTGCCCGCTGCTGTGCGACACCTTCGGCGTCGAGGCGGGCACGCCGTTGAAGCTCGCGGGCGGCGACTGCCCGCGCGCGCGCAAGGCGCTCGCCAACTTCGACGCCTCGGGTGGCGCGGCGCAGCCGCAGGTCGGCGGCCAGGACTGCGACCTGGACACGGCGCTCGGCAAGGCCGCCTCGCTGCTCGCGGCAAGCCGCCAGCCCCTGTTCGGCGGCCTCGGCACCGACGTCGCGGGCGCCAGGGCGCTCTATGCGCTGGCCTGCGAAACCGGTGCCATCTGCGATCCGGCCCAGGGAGCGGCGCTGATGCACGGCCTGCGCGCGCTGCAGGACCGCGGCGGCTTCAGCACCACGCTGGCGGAAGCGAGGACGCGGGCCGACCTGATCGTCTGCATGACCGAGGAGCCGGCGGCGCACTACCCGGAGTTCTTCCGGCGCATCGGCGTGGGCGAGCGGGAGGGCGTGGCCGTGGAAACGCTGCCGCTGCACGGCGACCTCTTCGACACCGTGGCAATGCTCGCCGCACTCGTGGCGGGCCGTGTTTCGAAAGACGATGCCCGCGTGCCGGCCGATCTGGCGGCGCTCGCGGCGCGGCTGCAGGCGGCGCGCTATGCGGTGCTGGTGTACGAATCGGGCCGGCTGCCGGCGCAGGGCGCGCTGATCATCGAGGCGATCCAGCGCATCGTCGCCACGCTCAACCGCAGCACGCGCGCGGCCTCGCTGCCGCTGGGCGGCGGGGACGGGGCTTCCACCGTGAACCAGGTGTTCGCCTGGCTCTCGGGCCTGCCGTTGCGTTCGCGCGCCGGGCCGCTGGGCCTGGTGCATGAGCCGCTGTGCTTCGATGCCGAGCGCCTGCTCGCCGACGGCGCGGCCGACACGCTGCTGTGGGTGTCGAGCTACGGCCCCGAGCCAGCGCCGCCAGCCGCGGGCATGCCGCGCATCGTGCTCGGCCATCCGGGCATGCCCCTGCTGCGGGACGCGCACGAGCTGGTGTTCATTCCCGTGTCGACGCCCGGCATCGGTTCCGCCGGCCATCTGTTCCGCACCGACGGCTCGGTGCTGCTGCCGCTGCGGCCCGTGTACGAAGACGGGCTGTCGAGCGTGGGCGAGGTGGTCCGGCGGCTGACGCAGGCGGTGCAGGCGCTGAAGAAGGGGCGCGTGCAATGA
- a CDS encoding HisA/HisF-related TIM barrel protein, which translates to MTSELNLIPVVDLLKGQVVRAVRGDRKAYRPIVSALCASSDPVTVARILCEHCAARQLYVADLDALQGGAVQTGVLADLLQALPDIELWLDAGLADASAGQALREQLAPYASRIVLVFGSESLRSREALERCFEATAADGAGDPGAALSLDRRDGQRLDAAGCWDAVELWPKRLIVMTLERVGSGAGPDLETLQEVRRLAPGAMVIGAGGIRSEDDLARASAAGADAWLVASALHDLQLPRVRR; encoded by the coding sequence ATGACTTCCGAACTGAACCTGATCCCTGTCGTCGACCTGCTGAAGGGCCAGGTGGTGCGGGCCGTGCGCGGCGACCGCAAGGCCTACCGGCCGATCGTGTCGGCGCTGTGCGCCAGCAGCGATCCGGTGACGGTGGCGCGCATCCTGTGCGAACACTGCGCGGCGCGCCAGCTGTACGTGGCCGACCTCGATGCCCTGCAGGGCGGGGCGGTGCAGACCGGCGTGCTGGCCGATCTGCTGCAGGCACTGCCGGACATCGAGCTGTGGCTGGATGCCGGCCTGGCGGACGCATCGGCCGGCCAGGCGCTGCGCGAGCAGCTGGCGCCGTACGCGTCGCGCATCGTGCTGGTGTTCGGCAGCGAATCGCTGCGTTCGCGCGAGGCGCTGGAGCGCTGTTTCGAGGCCACGGCCGCCGATGGCGCCGGCGACCCCGGAGCGGCGCTGTCGCTGGACCGGCGCGATGGCCAGCGGCTCGATGCCGCCGGCTGCTGGGACGCGGTGGAACTGTGGCCGAAGCGGCTGATCGTGATGACGCTGGAGCGCGTCGGCTCCGGCGCCGGCCCCGACCTGGAAACCCTGCAGGAGGTGAGGCGCCTGGCGCCGGGCGCCATGGTGATCGGTGCTGGCGGGATCCGCAGCGAGGACGACCTGGCGCGGGCGAGTGCCGCCGGCGCCGACGCCTGGCTGGTGGCCAGCGCACTGCACGACCTGCAACTGCCACGCGTGCGCCGCTGA